In the Salarias fasciatus chromosome 13, fSalaFa1.1, whole genome shotgun sequence genome, one interval contains:
- the LOC115399898 gene encoding E3 ubiquitin-protein ligase TRIM21-like: MSAASNLLSEDQFLCSICLEVFTDPVSTPCGHNFCNQCITQHWNTNNICDCPLCKKQFRTRPELNVNTFISEIVSQFRREAELKASSSSEQQAAKPGEVPCDVCTGTKVKALKSCLVCLVSYCQTHLEPHLTVSVLKKHQLMEPVENLEGRMCLKHHKPLELFCQREQTCVCMMCSVLEHKKHKVVPLSEECEGKKKELRKTEAEMQQMIQERRVKIKEIRECVKRSKAAADREKAEGVEVFTALKECVERGLKQLMERMEEEEGAREKQAEGLIRDLEEEICELMKRSSEVEQLFLSEDHLHLLQGFSSLKAAPPTKDWTEVSVRPSSYEGTVVRAVAQLEETLSKEMKKLFEADLKRKQQFAVDVTLDPDTAHPQLILSDDGKQVSLGDVRKKLPDNPERFDDYSFVLGKQSFSSGKFYFEVQVKGKTDWMLGVSKKSINRKGKITLSPDEGLWIIGLIDRNKNFAVDAPPLYLSLKCVPEKVGVFVDYEEGLVSFYDVAAAALIYSFTGCCFTDKLLPLFCPGENDDGGNSAPLINCPVNQTV, translated from the coding sequence atgtcTGCTGCCAGCAATCTGCTCTCTGAAGATCAGTTTctgtgctccatctgtctggaagtGTTCACTGATCCAGTCTCCACACCATGTGGACACAACTTCTGCAACCAGTGCATCACTCAGCACTGGAACACCAACAACATCTGTGACTGTCCCCTGTGTAAAAAACAGTTCAGAACAAGACCTGAACTCAACGTCAACACCTTCATCTCTGAGATTGTTTCTCAGTTCAGACGTGAAGCTGAACtcaaagccagcagcagctcagagcaacAAGCTGCCAAACCAGGAGAAGTTCCCTGTGACGTCTGCACTGGAACCAAAGTGAAGGCCCTCAAGTCCTGCCTGGTTTGCCTGGTCTCCTACTGTCAGACTCATCTGGAGCCTCATCTGACAGTGTCAGTCCTGAAGaaacatcagctgatggagcctgtggagaacctggaaggcaggatgtgtctgaagcaccataaacctctggagctgttctgtcagagagagcagacatgtGTCTGCATGATGTGCTCTGTTTTAGAGCACAAGAAACACAAGGTTGTTCCTCTGAGTGAAGAatgtgaaggaaagaagaaggagctgaggaagacagaggcTGAGATGCAGCAGATGATCCAGGAGAGACGAGTGAAGATCAAGGagatcagagagtgtgtgaagaggagtaaagctgctgcagacagagagaaagcagaaggtgttgaggtgttcactgctctgaaggagtgtgttgagagaggcctgaagcagctgatggagaggatggaggaggaagagggagccagagagaaacaggctgaaggtCTCATCAGAGATCTGGAAGAGGAGATCTgtgagctgatgaagaggagctcagaggtggagcagctcttcctctctgaagaccacctccacctcctccaaggcttctcctccctgaaagctgctccacccaccaaGGACTGGACAGAGGTCAGCGTCCGTCCATCATCATATGAGGGGACTGTGGTgagagctgtggctcagctggaggagactctcagcaaagagatgaagaagctgtttgaggctgatctgaagaggaagcagcagtttgCAGTGGATGTGACTCTTGATCCTGATACAGCTCATCCTCAACTCATCCTGTCTGATGATGGAAAACAAGTGAGTCTTGGTGATGTGAGAAAGAAGCTTCCAGACAACCCAGAGAGATTTGATGATTATAGTTTTGTTTTAGGAAAACAGAGTTTCTCTTCAGGTAAATTTTACTTTGAGGTTCAGGTTAAAGGAAAGACTGACTGGATGTTGGGAGTGAGCAAAAAGTCCATCAACAGGAAGGGAAAGATCACACTGAGCCCTGATGAAGGTTTATGGATAATAGGTTTGATAGATAGAAATAAGAACTTTGCTGTTGATGCCCCTCCCCTTTATCTCTCTCTGAAGTGTGTTCCTGAGAAGGTGGGGGTGTTTGTGGATTATGAGGAGGGTCTGGTCTCTTTTTATGatgtagctgctgcagctctgatctactccttcactggctgctgcttcactgacaaaCTCCTCCCATTGTTCTGTCCCGGTGAAAATGATGATGGTGgaaactctgctcctctgatcaactgtcctgtcaatcaaactgtctga